In Oryza sativa Japonica Group chromosome 2, ASM3414082v1, the following are encoded in one genomic region:
- the LOC4327972 gene encoding uncharacterized protein: MRKRTASDRIRVPSSNPAPSPSPPPPPPPPEEPAVPMPHVGARRSTRVFVPKTPRPPQPSDPARVLRSGKRLAFSESPADAHWFQCKPNNCFHVHDHQRQLHDDPKPPPPPLPRTRSFGIVYSRKRRRRLPEPKEDTRFAIVFTRKRPKVAPFQHHAPNDLATIPCSSSREFASRTGFFDSHFLTLVDCIPTNKADAAMLIVLVDSSCSGSSQHFLRLLLSVLRWMRSCRRGKVRNLASFLSSDAVATALALRGLHFVQLQCRRDCALSQRALVQCGWCELRGAKDSEPLLSVNFLAVPSYFQILHLLIALESMYLPAVIRTRMHLVGGAEEIYPRTLLEEDSESLSTGDTDPAVDLCSNKLCSVAQDYVPLEEIAGVVVHGLRLKKHQRKRSSMRHPLSRQRLAARFPDKVVATNQTDVARQTEADAPPSVSPELPLEPVKPKAALEISLDLLENMDDSDVSTPIGSNGKQKRSSLKSPIERMNERLALAEVRQNIDSVHCRANLLIIQPDRCWREEGAEVMLEPSESNEWCIAVKIHGVNRISLKPSEQRFYVVNRFTHAYILAVDDGLKIEFSDKWDWLLFKELQIEGRERNSQGKMIPIPGVNEVSDDMGVIGTYPFSRPVPDYIRMADDEVGRALSRDSVYDLDSEDEQWLTQLNHSDSDRKSAHLNHISYEDFEKMITTFEKDAFNNPEGTSDLDQILSRYPTLEKDHNVLAVHEYWINKRYKKGVPLLRILQGATLRRGQLSQRSIKKKRSFKRQRSQAGRGKPDICLQDANGAEEEALRRVVEAERAATQAGETAVRLRSRAQRLMAKAELVAYKSIMALRIAEAARISDSSRDLVLTTLD, from the exons ATGAGGAAGCGCACTGCATCTGATCGCATTCGGGTCCCCTCCAGCAAccccgcgccatcgccgtcgccgccgccgccgccgccgccgccggaggaacCTGCCGTGCCCATGCCGCATGTTGGGGCCCGCCGCTCCACGCGCGTCTTCGTGCCCAAGACGCCCAGGCCGCCTCAGCCTTCTGATCCTGCCAGGGTCCTCCGCTCCGGCAAGCGCCTCGCCTTCTCCGAATCCCCCGCCGACGCCCACTGGTTCCAGTGCAAGCCCAACAACTGCTTCCACGTCCATGACCACCAACGCCAACTTCACGACGACcccaagccaccgccgccgcctctgccgcgcaCAAGGTCCTTCGGGATCGTCTACAGCaggaagcgccgccgccgcctccccgaaCCCAAGGAGGACACCAGGTTTGCCATTGTCTTCACTAGGAAGAGACCCAAGGTCGCCCCTTTTCAGCACCACGCCCCGAACGACCTTGCCACCATCCCATGCTCCTCTTCCAGGGAGTTTGCCTCCAGGACTGGCTTCTTTGATTCCCATTTCTTGACCCTGGTGGATTGTATTCCCACTAATAAAGCTGACGCTGCCATGCTTATTGTCCTTGTGGATTCATCTTGCTCTGGGAGCTCTCAGCACTTCTtgcgcctcctcctctctgtGCTGCGCTGGATGCGTAGCTGCCGACGGGGCAAGGTCCGAAACCTTGCCTCCTTTCTCTCGTCCGATGCTGTCGCCACTGCGCTTGCATTGCGGGGATTGCATTTTGTCCAGCTTCAATGCCGGAGAGAC TGTGCATTGTCACAGAGGGCTTTGGTGCAATGTGGCTGGTGTGAGCTTCGTGGTGCCAAGGATTCTGAACCATTGTTGTCTGTCAATTTCTTGGCAGTCCCTTCTTACTTCCAGATTTTGCACTTGTTAATAGCACTCGAGTCAATGTATCTTCCAGCTGTGATTCGTACGAGAATGCATTTGGTTGGTGGAGCTGAAGAAATTTATCCTCGCACCCTATTGGAGGAGGATTCTGAATCTCTGAGCACTGGGGATACTGATCCTGCTGTTGACCTGTGTAGCAACAAACTTTGCAGTGTGGCTCAAGATTATGTGCCCCTTGAAGAGATTGCAGGAGTGGTGGTCCATGGTCTGAGGCTAAAGAAGCATCAAAGGAAGAGAAGCTCTATGCGGCATCCCCTCAGTCGACAGCGTCTTGCTGCAAGATTTCCCGACAAGGTAGTTGCAACAAACCAGACCGATGTGGCTAGACAGACAGAAGCGGATGCGCCACCCTCAGTTAGTCCGGAGCTTCCACTGGAGCCTGTCAAACCTAAAGCAGCACTGGAAATCTCTCTTGATTTGCTTGAAAACATGGATGACAGTGATGTTTCAACTCCTATAGGATCAAATGGGAAGCAAAAGAGGTCTTCTTTGAAAAGTCCCATTGAGCGCATGAATGAAAGGTTGGCTTTGGCTGAGGTTAGACAGAATATAGATTCTGTTCACTGCAGAGCAAACCTTTTAATTATTCAACCTGATAGGTGCTGGAGGGAAGAAGGCGCTGAAGTTATGCTGGAACCATCGGAATCAAATGAGTGGTGTATAGCTGTGAAGATACATGGTGTCAATAGAATATCTCTGAAGCCTTCGGAGCAGAGGTTTTATGTTGTTAACCGGTTCACCCATGCCTATATTTTGGCAGTTGATGATGGATTGAAGATTGAGTTCTCTGATAAATGGGACTGGCTTTTGTTTAAGGAGTTGCAAATTGAGGGTCGGGAGCGCAATTCCCAGGGAAAGATGATACCAATTCCTGGTGTAAATGAGGTTTCTGATGACATGGGAGTGATTGGAACATATCCTTTTTCACGCCCTGTGCCAGACTATATCAGAATGGCGGATGATGAGGTTGGGCGAGCTCTCTCAAGGGACTCTGTATATGATCTGGATTCTGAGGATGAACAGTGGCTCACCCAGTTGAATCATTCAGATTCTGACAGAAAAAGCGCACATCTTAATCATATTTCTTATGAAGATTTTGAAAAGATGATTACCACGTTTGAAAAGGATGCTTTCAACAACCCTGAAGGAACTAGTGATTTGGATCAGATTCTTTCCAGATACCCTACTTTGGAAAAGGACCATAATGTCCTTGCTGTGCATGAATATTGGATAAACAAGAGATATAAGAAAGGTGTACCACTGCTAAGGATATTGCAG GGTGCAACACTAAGACGAGGACAACTGTCACAAAGATctattaagaaaaaaagatcTTTCAAGAGACAAAGAAGCCAAGCTGGCCGTGGAAAGCCTGACATATGCTTGCAAG ATGCTAATGGTGCTGAAGAGGAGGCTTTGCGGAGAGTTGTGGAAGCCGAACGTGCTGCAACACAGGCAGGAGAAACAGCTGTTCGTCTGCGCAGTAGAGCTCAGCGTCTCATGGCAAAGGCTGAGCTGGTGGCATACAAATCTATTATGGCCCTCAGGATTGCTGAGGCTGCTAGGATATCTGACTCGTCACGGGATCTTGTTTTGACGACCCTCGACTAG
- the LOC4327973 gene encoding FAM10 family protein At4g22670 isoform X1: MDASRVGELRTFVEACKKDPSLLADPNLAFFRDYLESLGAHLPAAAFTKATPKPKQPSSMDDIDDEYDDDDDDDLNMRDATPEPDELDQDIVESDLELEGDIVESDHQDPPQKMGDPSIDVTEENRDASQEAKSKAMEAMSEGKLEEAIDHLTKAILLNPLSAIMYGTRASVFIKMKKPVAAIRDANAALEINPDSAKGYKTRGMAYAMLGKWEEAAHDLHTASNMDYDDEINAVLKKVEPNAHKIMEHRRKYERLRKEREEKRAERDRFHRRAEAQAAYDKAKRKEQSSSRSSGGASPRGGFPGGMPGGGFPGGMPGGGFPGGMPGGGFPGGMPGGFPGGAMPGGVPGNVDMSKILNDPDLMAAFGDPEVMAALQDVMNNPASFARHQANPKVGPIIAKMMAKFNGSQ; encoded by the exons ATGGATGCTTCTCGCGTTGGCGAGCTCCGCACTTTCGTGGAGGCCTGCAAGAAGGacccctccctcctcgccgaccCCAACCTCGCCTTCTTCCGCGACTACCTCGAGAGCCTGGGCGcccacctccccgccgccgccttcaccaagGCCACCCCCAAGCCCAAG CAGCCGTCCTCCATGGATGACATCGACGATGaatacgacgacgacgacgacgacgatctcAACATGAGGGATGCCACTCCGGAGCCGGACGAGCTTGACCAGGACATCGTCGAGTCCGATCTTGAACTTGAAGGAGACATTGTCGAATCTGACCATCAGGACCCTCCGCAAAAG ATGGGAGATCCTTCTATTGATGTCACCGAGGAAAATCGTGATGCCTCACAGGAGGCCAAAAGCAAGGCCATGGAAGCAATGTCAGAAG GGAAACTGGAAGAAGCTATTGACCATCTTACAAAGGCAATACTGCTCAATCCACTCTCAGCTATCATGTATGGTACTAGAG CTTCTGTGTTTATCAAAATGAAGAAACCTGTTGCTGCCATCCGTGATGCAAATGCTGCTCTAGAG ATTAACCCAGACTCTGCAAAAGGCTACAAAACTCGTGGAATGGCTTATGCTATGCTTGGAAAATGGGAGGAAGCTGCCCATGATCTTCACACAGCATCGAACATGGATTATGATGATGAGATCAATGCTGTGCTCAAGAAG GTGGAGCCTAATGCACACAAGATAATGGAACATCGCAGGAAATATGAACGGCTGCGAAAAGAGAGGGAAGAAAAGAGAGCTGAGCGTGACCGATTCCATCGACGTGCAGAAGCACAG GCTGCTTATGACAAGGCCAAGCGGAAGGAGCAATCATCAAGTCGCTCATCGGGAGGTGCATCTCCCAGGGGGGGCTTCCCAGGAGGGATGCCTGGTGGAGGTTTCCCAGGAGGAATGCCTGGTGGAGGTTTCCCAGGTGGTATGCCTGGTGGAGGTTTCCCAGGTGGGATGCCTGGTGGCTTCCCTGGGGGTGCTATGCCTGGAGGTGTTCCTGGGAATGTCGATATGAGTAAAATTCTGAAT GACCCTGATCTGATGGCAGCATTTGGTGACCCTGAGGTTATGGCAGCTCTTCAAGATG tgatGAACAATCCTGCCAGCTTTGCGAGGCACCAAGCCAACCCCAAGGTGGGCCCCATCATTGCAAAGATGATGGCGAAATTCAATGGGTCCCAGTAA
- the LOC4327973 gene encoding FAM10 family protein At4g22670 isoform X2, protein MDASRVGELRTFVEACKKDPSLLADPNLAFFRDYLESLGAHLPAAAFTKATPKPKPSSMDDIDDEYDDDDDDDLNMRDATPEPDELDQDIVESDLELEGDIVESDHQDPPQKMGDPSIDVTEENRDASQEAKSKAMEAMSEGKLEEAIDHLTKAILLNPLSAIMYGTRASVFIKMKKPVAAIRDANAALEINPDSAKGYKTRGMAYAMLGKWEEAAHDLHTASNMDYDDEINAVLKKVEPNAHKIMEHRRKYERLRKEREEKRAERDRFHRRAEAQAAYDKAKRKEQSSSRSSGGASPRGGFPGGMPGGGFPGGMPGGGFPGGMPGGGFPGGMPGGFPGGAMPGGVPGNVDMSKILNDPDLMAAFGDPEVMAALQDVMNNPASFARHQANPKVGPIIAKMMAKFNGSQ, encoded by the exons ATGGATGCTTCTCGCGTTGGCGAGCTCCGCACTTTCGTGGAGGCCTGCAAGAAGGacccctccctcctcgccgaccCCAACCTCGCCTTCTTCCGCGACTACCTCGAGAGCCTGGGCGcccacctccccgccgccgccttcaccaagGCCACCCCCAAGCCCAAG CCGTCCTCCATGGATGACATCGACGATGaatacgacgacgacgacgacgacgatctcAACATGAGGGATGCCACTCCGGAGCCGGACGAGCTTGACCAGGACATCGTCGAGTCCGATCTTGAACTTGAAGGAGACATTGTCGAATCTGACCATCAGGACCCTCCGCAAAAG ATGGGAGATCCTTCTATTGATGTCACCGAGGAAAATCGTGATGCCTCACAGGAGGCCAAAAGCAAGGCCATGGAAGCAATGTCAGAAG GGAAACTGGAAGAAGCTATTGACCATCTTACAAAGGCAATACTGCTCAATCCACTCTCAGCTATCATGTATGGTACTAGAG CTTCTGTGTTTATCAAAATGAAGAAACCTGTTGCTGCCATCCGTGATGCAAATGCTGCTCTAGAG ATTAACCCAGACTCTGCAAAAGGCTACAAAACTCGTGGAATGGCTTATGCTATGCTTGGAAAATGGGAGGAAGCTGCCCATGATCTTCACACAGCATCGAACATGGATTATGATGATGAGATCAATGCTGTGCTCAAGAAG GTGGAGCCTAATGCACACAAGATAATGGAACATCGCAGGAAATATGAACGGCTGCGAAAAGAGAGGGAAGAAAAGAGAGCTGAGCGTGACCGATTCCATCGACGTGCAGAAGCACAG GCTGCTTATGACAAGGCCAAGCGGAAGGAGCAATCATCAAGTCGCTCATCGGGAGGTGCATCTCCCAGGGGGGGCTTCCCAGGAGGGATGCCTGGTGGAGGTTTCCCAGGAGGAATGCCTGGTGGAGGTTTCCCAGGTGGTATGCCTGGTGGAGGTTTCCCAGGTGGGATGCCTGGTGGCTTCCCTGGGGGTGCTATGCCTGGAGGTGTTCCTGGGAATGTCGATATGAGTAAAATTCTGAAT GACCCTGATCTGATGGCAGCATTTGGTGACCCTGAGGTTATGGCAGCTCTTCAAGATG tgatGAACAATCCTGCCAGCTTTGCGAGGCACCAAGCCAACCCCAAGGTGGGCCCCATCATTGCAAAGATGATGGCGAAATTCAATGGGTCCCAGTAA
- the LOC4327974 gene encoding NDR1/HIN1-like protein 26 produces the protein MSLITDESPRDCSSYKHQHHHRAIHGRRISRRTLVVASSAVVSLASLSLILWLVLRPSPPRFSLLAATTTANDSASVVAINAAFAARNPNSHTAVLYDRLQASASYAGLPLTAPSPLIPPFLPQQGQGDAMLSASLTSPPAAAAVAGGRALLRLRVEGQLRWKVAAWVTGRHALTVDCIAVVELQPTPTPSPSAIVGVLQPQDQAGSRCSTTVA, from the coding sequence ATGTCTCTCATCACGGATGAGTCTCCTAGGGATTGCTCCTCCTACAAGCATCAGCATCATCATCGCGCCATCCATGGTCGCCGAATTAGCCGCCGCACTCTGGTGGTGGCGTCCTCAGCGGTGGTGTCTCTGGCATCGCTGTCGCTCATCCTGTGGCTCGTCCTCCGCCCATCCCCCCCGCGCTtctcgctgctcgccgccaccaccaccgccaacgACTCTGCCTCTGTCGTCGCCATcaacgccgccttcgccgcccgcAACCCCAACTCCCACACCGCCGTTCTCTACGACCGCCTCCAGGCTAGCGCCTCCTACGCCGGGCTCCCTCTCACCGCCCCCTCGCCGCTGATCCCGCCCTTCTTGCCGCAGCAGGGCCAGGGCGACGCCATGCTCTCCGCGTCGCTCACGTCGCCACCGGCAGCGGCTGCTGTGGCGGGAGGGCGGGCGCTGCTGAGGCTGCGCGTGGAGGGGCAGCTCCGCTGGAAGGTGGCGGCGTGGGTCACCGGACGCCACGCGCTCACCGTCGACTGCATCGCCGTTGTGGAGCTgcagccgacgccgacgccgtcgccgagcgCGATCGTCGGCGTCCTCCAGCCCCAAGATCAGGCCGGCTCCCGCTGCTCCACCACCGTCGCCTAA
- the LOC4327975 gene encoding uncharacterized protein gives MRKRDLGILLLAAFAVFFSLQHDGDLSFREAWYHLSDADYPIKHDADRLPSPLVADLNGDGKPEVLIPTHDAKIQVLQPHPRPSPDDASFHDARLMADVSLLPSNVRLSSGRRPVAMAVGTVDRHYAHAPSPSKQLLVVVTSGWSVMCFDHNLKKLWEANLQDDFPHAAHHREVAISITNYTLKHGDAGLVIVGGRMEMQHHSAELFDEFMVSEHNREEHRRSASEKQASETGNTDLRHFALYAFAGRTGELRWSRKNENIPSQPSDASVLIPQHNYKLDAHALNSRHPGQFECREFRESVLGVMPHHWDRREDTFLQLAHFRRHKRKALKKTPGKAVVNNVHKPSEHNPPGKDVSNRLANVIGKAADMANSNKIKKSQRTLYVPTITNYTQVWWVPNVVVAHEKEGIEAVHLASGRTICKLHLTEGGLHADINGDGVLDHVQVVGANGIEQTVVSGSMEVLKPCWAVATSGVPVREQLFNVSICHYNNFNLFHHGDFSRSFGRTFDTTGLEVATPILLQRDDGHKHRRGSHGDIIFLTSRGEVTSYSPGLLGHDAIWRWQLSTGATWSNLPSPSGMMENIVVPTLKAFSLRAYDPKQVIIAGGDLEAVVISPSGGLLASIELPAPPTHALVLEDFNGDGLTDIILVTSGGVYGFVQTRHPGALFFSTLVGCLIVVIGVIFVSLHLNSSNSGKPRASTDYR, from the exons atGCGGAAGCGGGATCTgggcatcctcctcctcgccgccttcgccgtcttCTTCTCGCTCCAG CACGACGGCGACCTCTCCTTCCGCGAGGCCTGGTACCACCTCTCCGATGCCGACTACCCCATCAAGCACGACGCCGAccgcctcccctctcccctagTCGCCGACCTCAACGGCGACGGCAAACCCGAGGTCCTCATCCCCACCCACGACGCCAAGATCCAGGTCCTCCAGCCCCACCCCAGGCCCTCCCCCGACGATGCCTCCTTCCACGACGCCCGCCTCATGGCTGatgtctccctcctcccctccaacGTTCGCCTCTCCTCCGGGAGGCGCCCCGTCGCCATGGCCGTTGGCACCGTCGACCGCCACTACGCCcacgccccctccccctccaagcagctcctcgtcgtcgtcacctcCGGATGGTCCGTCATGTGCTTCGACCACAACCTCAAAAAGCTCTGGGAGGCTAATCTCCAGGACGATTTCCCCCACGCCGCCCACCATCGCGAGGTTGCCATTTCCATTACCAACTACACTCTCAAGCATGGGGATGCAGGTTTGGTCATCGTCGGAGGAAGGATGGAAATGCAACATCAT TCAGCAGAGCTTTTCGATGAATTTATGGTGTCAGAACACAACAGGGAAGAGCACCGTAGAAGCGCCAGTGAGAAGCAG GCTTCTGAGACAGGCAACACAGACCTGCGTCATTTTGCCCTTTATGCTTTTGCTGGCCGCACTGGTGAATTAAGATGGAGCCGAAAGAATGAG AATATCCCATCGCAACCATCCGATGCTTCAGTGCTGATACCACAACACAATTACAAGCTTGATGCCCATGCCCTTAATAGTCGTCATCCTGGTCAG TTCGAATGTCGGGAATTTAGAGAATCAGTTCTTGGGGTCATGCCTCATCATTGG gaTAGGAGAGAGGATACTTTTCTGCAACTTGCCCATTTTAGGAGGCATAAAAGGAAAGCACTGAAGAAAACACCTGGAAAAGCTGTTGTAAATAACGTGCACAAGCCCAGTGAACATAATCCACCTGGAAAGGATGTTTCCAATAGGTTAGCAAATGTGATTGGGAAAGCTGCAGATATGGctaattcaaataaaatcaagaaG TCACAAAGGACGCTTTATGTTCCGACAATCACCAACTATACTCAAGTTTGGTGGGTTCCTAATGTTGTTGTTGCCCACGAAAAAGAAGGGATAGAGGCTGTTCATCTAGCTTCTGGACGTACAATCTGCAAG CTTCATTTAACAGAAGGAGGCCTTCATGCAGATATTAATGGAGATGGGGTTCTAGACCATGTTCAG GTTGTTGGTGCAAATGGCATCGAGCAAACAGTTGTTAGTGGTTCAATGGAAGTGCTGAAACCTTGTTGGGCAGTAGCTACATCTGGTGTGCCAGTGCGGGAGCAACTTTTTAATGTTTCTATCTGCCATTACAACAATTTCAATTTGTTTCATCATGGTGACTTTTCAAGAAGTTTTGGGAGGACATTTGATACAACTGGCTTAGAGGTGGCGACTCCTATTCTGCTCCAGAGAGATGATGGTCATAAACACAGGAGAGGAAGCCACGGGGATATCATCTTTCTTACGAGTCGTGGGGAG GTGACCTCGTACTCTCCAGGTCTACTTGGTCATGATGCAATATGGAGATGGCAACTGTCAACAGGTGCAACATGGTCCAACCTTCCGTCTCCATCAGGGATGATGGAAAACATTGTAGTTCCAACTTTGAAGGCTTTCTCTCTGCGAGCCTATGACCCAAAACAGGTAATCATCGCGGGTGGTGATCTGGAGGCTGTGGTGATTTCTCCTTCTGGTGGTTTATTGGCATCCATTGAACTCCCTGCACCTCCAACCCATGCGCTGGTACTTGAAGATTTCAATGGTGATGGTTTAACTGATATTATTCTGGTAACATCGGGGGGAGTCTATGGGTTTGTGCAGACAAGACATCCTGGGGCTCTTTTCTTCAGCACGCTTGTGGGTTGCTTGATAGTTGTTATCGGAGTGATATTTGTTTCACTGCACCTCAACTCCTCGAACAGCGGTAAACCTAGGGCTTCAACCGACTATAGGTGA
- the LOC4327976 gene encoding uncharacterized protein — protein MNHNGDVPSSRCPKHPSQPPFTGFCSACLLERLSTAPARCFPSPSPVAAAAEISTEIPQPRVRTTLLYLFQLDDDQEDQGQQVRVDQEDEQGRQLQRKRSLRQSCEWIVCCDATADSRQSWDGSADAPPPNSNPIIRARGFVTRPAQMLRRSLSESWRHARSRPAVPTKAASVSSAGMDSEISLGGDSSSIHAAAAAPRQSSLFKRLYRLGRSRSVHCSSPQIRSLDTGTLRFHLTPLTRNSSTSTRLSIANKIQGRRLNLFDFFANQRQQL, from the coding sequence ATGAATCACAATGGCGATGTGCCGTCGAGCCGGTGCCCGAAGCACCCGTCGCAGCCCCCCTTCACGGGATTCTGCTCCGCCTGCCTGCTCGAGAGGCTCTCCACTGCGCCTGCGCGCTGCTTCCCCTCCCCGTCCCCAGTAGCCGCAGCCGCAGAGATCTCCACCGAAATCCCTCAGCCCAGGGTTCGGACTACGCTCCTCTACCTCTTCCAGCTCGACGACGACCAGGAAGACCAAGGGCAGCAAGTCCGGGTGGACCAGGAAGACGAGCAAGGTCGCCAGCTGCAGCGCAAGCGCTCCCTCCGTCAATCCTGCGAGTGGATCGTCTGCTGCGACGCCACTGCCGACTCCCGCCAGTCATGGGACGGCTCAGCCGATGCCCCCCCGCCCAATTCCAACCCCATCATCAGGGCCAGGGGCTTCGTCACCAGGCCTGCCCAGATGCTCAGGAGATCCCTATCCGAGTCTTGGAGGCACGCCCGCTCTCGCCCCGCCGTCCCAACCAAAGCCGCCTCCGTCTCTTCTGCCGGAATGGACTCCGAGATATCCTTGGGGGGGGATTCTTCTTCTatccatgctgctgctgctgccccacGTCAGTCCTCTTTGTTCAAGAGACTCTACCGCCTCGGCCGCAGTCGCAGTGTTCACTGCTCCTCGCCTCAGATTAGGAGCCTCGATACAGGCACGCTCCGATTCCATCTCACTCCTCTCACAAgaaacagcagcaccagcaccagGCTGAGCATTGCAAACAAGATCCAAGGGAGGCGCCTCAACCTCTTCGACTTCTTTGCTAACCAAAGACAACAACTATAG
- the LOC107275345 gene encoding transcriptional regulator SUPERMAN, with protein sequence MNNSSGSSRREEAWRQQQLILQAKKARSYPCGFCRREFRSAQALGGHMNVHRRDRARLRLTHQPDAALIASPSTKSTPPLLPNLNYPPPPPHDGASSSSPPHLPRPPADADADADAGLDLELRLAFF encoded by the coding sequence atgaaTAACAGCAGCGGCAGTAGTAGGAGGGAGGAGGCATGGAGACAGCAGCAGCTGATCCTGCAGGCGAAGAAGGCGAGGTCGTACCCTTGCGGCTTCTGCAGGAGGGAGTTCCGGTCGGCGCAGGCCCTCGGCGGCCACATGAACGTCCATCGGAGGGACAGAGCCAGGCTCAGGCTCACCCATCAACCTGATGCAGCTCTGATCGCCTCCCCCTCCACCAAGTCGACGCCGCCTCTTCTTCCCAACCTCAActaccctcctcctcctccacacgACGGTGCCAGCAGCAGCTCACCGCCGCACTTGCCCCGCCCTCCAgctgacgccgacgccgacgccgacgccggtcTCGACCTTGAGCTTAGGCTCGCCTtcttctaa